In a genomic window of Vulpes lagopus strain Blue_001 chromosome 13, ASM1834538v1, whole genome shotgun sequence:
- the FLNC gene encoding filamin-C isoform X4, with amino-acid sequence MMNNSGYSEAAGLGLGDEVDDMPSTEKDLAEDAPWKKIQQNTFTRWCNEHLKCVGKRLTDLQRDLSDGLRLIALLEVLSQKRMYRKFHPRPNFRQMKLENVSVALEFLEREHIKLVSIDSKAIVDGNLKLILGLIWTLILHYSISMPMWEDEDDEDARKQTPKQRLLGWIQNKVPQLPITNFNRDWQDGKALGALVDNCAPGLCPDWEAWDPNQPVENAREAMQQADDWLGVPQVIAPEEIVDPNVDEHSVMTYLSQFPKAKLKPGAPVRSKQLNPKKAIAYGPGIEPHGNTVLQPAHFTVQTVDAGVGEVLVYIEDPEGHTEEAKVVPNNDKNRTYAVSYVPKVAGLHKVTVLFAGQNIERSPYEVNVGMALGDANKVSARGPGLEPMGNVANKPTYFDIYTAGAGTGDVAVVIVDPQGRRDTVEVALEDKGDNTFRCTYRPVMEGPHTVHVAFAGAPITRSPFPVHVAEACNPNACRASGRGLQPKGVRVKEVADFKVFTKGAGSGELKVTVKGPKGTEEPVKVREAGDGVFECEYYPVVPGKYVVTITWGGYAIPRSPFEVQVSPEAGTQKVRAWGPGLKTGQVGKSADFVVEAIGTEVGTLGFSIEGPSQAKIECDDKGDGSCDVRYWPTEPGEYAVHVICDDEDIRDSPFIAHIQPAAPDCFPDKVKAFGPGLEPTGCIVDKPAEFTIDARAAGKGDLNLYAQDADGCPVNIMVIPNGDGTFRCSYVPTKPIKHTIIISWGGVNVPKSPFRVNVGEGSHPERVKVYGPGVEKTGLKANEPTYFTVDCSEAGQGDVSIGIKCAPGVVGPAEADIDFDIIKNDNDTFTVKYTPPGAGRYTIMVLFANQEIPASPFHIKVDPSHDASKVKAEGPGLNRTGVEVGKPTHFTVLTKGAGKAKLDVHFAGAAKGEAVRDFEIIDNHDYSYTVKYTAVQQGNMAVTVTYGGDPVPKSPFVVNVAPPLDLSKVKVQGLNSKVAVGQEQAFSVNTRGAGGQGQLDVRMTSPSRRPIPCKVEPGGGAETQAVRYMPPEEGPYKVDITYDGHPVPGSPFAVEGVLPPDPSKVCAYGPGLKGGLVGSPAPFSIDTKGAGTGGLGLTVEGPCEAKIECQDNGDGSCAVSYLPTEPGEYTINILFAEAHIPGSPFKATIRPVFDPSKVRASGPGLERGKAGEAATFTVDCSEAGEAELTIEILSDAGVKAEVLIHNNADGTYHITYSPAFPGTYTITIKYGGHPVPKFPTRVHVQPAVDTSGIKVSGPGVEPHGVLREVTTEFTVDARSLTATGGNHVTARVLNPSGAKTDTYVTDNGDGTYRVQYTAYEEGVHLVEVLYDDVAVPKSPFRVGVTEGCDPTRVRAFGPGLESGLVNKANHFTVETRGAGTGGLGLAIEGPSEAKMSCKDNKDGSCTVEYIPFTPGDYDVNITFGGRPIPGSPFRVPVKDVVDPGKVKCSGPGLGAGVRARVPQTFTVDCSQAGRAPLQVAVLGPTGVAEPVEVLDNGGGTHTVHYTPATDGPYTVAVKYADQEVPRSPFKIKVLPAHDASKVRASGPGLNASGIPASLPVEFTIDARDAGEGLLTVQILDPEGKPKKANIRDNGDGTYTVSYLPDMSGRYTITIKYGGDEIPYSPFRIHALPTGDASKCLVTGACLGPRIQIGEETVITVDAKAAGKGKVTCTVSTPDGAELDVDVVENHDGTFDIYYTAPEPGKYVITIRFGGEHIPNSPFHVLATEEPVVPAEPMESMLRPFNLVIPFTVQKGELTGEVRMPSGKTARPNITDNKDGTITVRYAPTEKGLHQMGIKYDGNHIPGSPLQFYVDAINSRHVSAYGPGLSHGMVNKPATFTIVTKDAGEGGLSLAVEGPSKAEITCKDNKDGTCTVSYLPTAPGDYSIIVRFDDKHIPGSPFTAKITGDDSMRTSQLNVGTSTDVSLKITESDLSLLTASIRAPSGNEEPCLLKRLPNRHIGISFTPKEVGEHVVSVRKSGKHVTNSPFKILVGPSEIGDASKVRVWGKGLSEGHTFQVAEFIVDTRNAGYGGLGLSIEGPSKVDINCEDMEDGTCKVTYCPTEPGTYIINIKFADKHVPGSPFTVKVTGEGRMKESITRRRQAPSIATIGSTCDLNLKIPGNWFQMVSAQERLTRTFTRSSHTYTRTERTEISKTRGGETKREVRVEESTQVGGDPFPAVFGDFLGRERLGSFGSITRQQEGEASSQDMTAQVTSPSGKMEAAEIVEGEDSAYSVRFVPQEMGPHTVTVKYRGQHVPGSPFQFTVGPLGEGGAHKVRAGGTGLERGVAGVPAEFSIWTREAGAGGLSIAVEGPSKAEIAFEDRKDGSCGVSYVVQEPGDYEVSIKFNDEHIPDSPFVVPVASLSDDARRLTVTSLQETGLKVNQPASFAVQLNGARGVIDAKVHTPSGAVEECYVSELDSDKHTIRFIPHENGVHSIDVKFNGAHIPGSPFKIRVGEQSQAGDPGLVSAYGPGLEGGTTGVSSEFIVNTLNAGSGALSVTIDGPSKVQLDCRECPEGHVVTYTPMAPGNYLIAIKYGGPQHIVGSPFKAKVTGPRLSGGHSLHETSTVLVETVTKSSSSRGSSYSSIPKFSSDASKVVTRGPGLSQAFVGQKNSFTVDCSKAGTNMMMVGVHGPKTPCEEVYVKHMGNRVYNVTYTVKEKGDYILIVKWGDESVPGSPFKVNVP; translated from the exons ATGATGAACAACAGCGGCTACTCGGAGGCCGCGGGCCTCGGCCTGGGCGACGAGGTGGACGACATGCCGTCCACGGAGAAGGACCTGGCGGAGGACGCGCCGTGGAAGAAGATCCAGCAGAACACGTTCACGCGCTGGTGCAACGAGCACCTCAAGTGCGTGGGCAAGCGCCTGACCGACCTGCAGCGCGACCTCAGCGACGGGCTGCGGCTCATCGCGCTGCTCGAGGTGCTCAGCCAGAAGCGCATGTACCGCAAGTTCCACCCGCGCCCCAACTTCCGCCAGATGAAGCTGGAGAACGTGTCCGTGGCCCTCGAGTTCCTCGAGCGCGAGCACATCAAGCTCGTGTCCATCG ACAGCAAGGCCATCGTGGATGGGAACCTGAAGCTGATCCTGGGTCTAATCTGGACGCTGATCCTGCACTACTCTATCTCCATGCCCATGTgggaggatgaggatgatgaggACGCCCGCAAGCAGACGCCCAAACAGCGTCTGCTCGGCTGGATCCAGAACAAGGTGCCCCAACTGCCCATCACTAACTTCAACCGTGACTGGCAGGACGGCAAGGCTCTGGGCGCCCTGGTGGACAACTGCGCCCCTG GCCTCTGCCCTGACTGGGAGGCCTGGGACCCCAACCAGCCTGTGGAGAACGCCCGGGAGGCCATGCAGCAGGCGGACGACTGGCTCGGGGTGCCCCAG GTGATTGCCCCTGAGGAGATTGTGGATCCCAACGTGGATGAGCATTCTGTCATGACCTACCTGTCCCAGTTCCCCAAGGCCAAACTCAAGCCTGGTGCCCCTGTTCGCTCTAAGCAGCTGAACCCGAAGAAGGCCATCGCCTACGGGCCTG GCATTGAGCCCCATGGCAACACGGTGCTGCAGCCTGCCCACTTCACTGTTCAGACGGTGGATGCCGGTGTGGGTGAGGTGCTGGTCTACATTGAGGACCCTGAGGGCCACACCGAGGAG GCCAAGGTGGTTCCCAACAATGACAAGAACCGGACCTATGCTGTCTCCTATGTGCCTAAGGTTGCGGGGTTGCACAAG GTGACCGTGCTCTTTGCTGGCCAGAACATCGAACGCAGCCCCTATGAGGTGAACGTGGGCATGGCCCTGGGGGATGCCAACAAGGTGTCGGCCCGTGGCCCTGGCCTGGAGCCCATGGGCAATGTGGCCAACAAACCCACCTACTTTGACATCTACACTGCGG GGGCTGGGACTGGTGATGTTGCCGTGGTGATCGTGGACCCGCAGGGCCGGAGGGACACAGTGGAGGTGGCCCTGGAAGACAAGGGTGACAACACATTCCGATGCACGTACAGGCCTGTGATGGAGGGGCCCCACACGGTGCATGTGGCCTTTGCTGGTGCCCCCATCACCCGCAGTCCTTTCCCCGTCCATGTGGCAGAAG CCTGTAACCCCAATGCCTGCCGTGCCTCTGGGCGGGGCCTGCAGCCCAAGGGTGTGCGTGTGAAAGAGGTGGCTGACTTCAAGGTGTTCACGAAGGGTGCCGGCAGCGGAGAGCTCAAGGTCACAGTCAAGGGGCCAA AGGGCACAGAGGAGCCAGTAAAGGTGCGAGAGGCTGGAGATGGTGTGTTCGAGTGTGAGTACTACCCTGTGGTGCCTGGGAAGTACGTGGTGACCATCACATGGGGCGGCTATGCTATCCCCCGCAG CCCCTTTGAGGTACAGGTGAGCCCAGAGGCAGGAACACAGAAGGTACGGGCCTGGGGTCCTGGCCTGAAAACTGGCCAGGTGGGCAAGTCAGCCGACTTTGTGGTAGAGGCCATTGGCACGGAGGTGGGGACACTGG GCTTCTCCATTGAGGGGCCCTCGCAGGCCAAGATTGAGTGTGATGACAAGGGGGATGGCTCCTGCGATGTGAGGTACTGGCCCACAGAGCCCGGGGAGTATGCTGTGCATGTCATCTGTGATGATGAGGACATCCGAGACTCCCCCTTCATTGCCCACATCCAGCCAGCTGCACCCGACTGCTTTCCAGACAAG GTGAAGGCCTTTGGGCCCGGCCTGGAGCCCACAGGCTGCATCGTGGACAAGCCTGCGGAGTTCACCATTGATGCCCGTGCCGCTGGCAAGGGAGACCTGAATCTGTACGCCCAG GACGCTGATGGCTGCCCTGTCAACATCATGGTCATTCCCAACGGTGATGGCACCTTCCGCTGCTCCTACGTGCCCACCAAGCCCATTAAACACACCATCATCATTTCCTGGGGAGGTGTCAACGTGCCCAAGAGCCCCTTCCGG GTAAATGTGGGAGAAGGCAGCCACCCTGAGCGGGTGAAGGTGTATGGCCCAGGCGTGGAGAAGACGGGCCTCAAGGCCAACGAGCCTACCTACTTCACCGTGGACTGCAGTGAGGCTGGGCAAG GTGATGTGAGTATCGGTATCAAGTGCGCCCCTGGCGTAGTGGGCCCTGCGGAAGCTGACATCGACTTTGACATCATCAAGAATGACAATGACACCTTCACAGTCAAGTACACACCCCCGGGAGCGGGCCGCTACACCATCATGGTGCTGTTTGCCAACCAG GAGATCCCTGCCAGTCCCTTCCATATTAAGGTGGACCCATCCCATGATGCCAGCAAGGTCAAGGCTgagggccctgggctgaacaGAACAG GTGTGGAAGTTGGGAAGCCCACTCACTTCACAGTACTGACCAAGGGAGCCGGCAAGGCCAAGTTGGATGTGCACTTTGCTGGGGCTGCCAAGGGTGAAGCTGTGCGGGACTTTGAAATCATTGACAACCATGACTACTCCTACACTGTCAAGTACACAGCGGTCCAGCAg GGCAACATGGCTGTGACAGTGACCTATGGTGGGGACCCTGTCCCCAAGAGCCCCTTTGTAGTGAATGTGGCACCCCCATTGGACCTCAGCAAAGTCAAAGTTCAAGGCTTGAACAGCA AGGTGGCTGTGGGGCAAGAACAGGCGTTCTCTGTGAACACACGTGGGGCTGGCGGTCAGGGCCAGCTGGATGTGCGGATGACCTCACCCTCTCGCCGACCCATCCCTTGCAAGGTGGAGCCTGGGGGTGGAGCTGAAACCCAGGCTGTGCGCTACATGCCCCCTGAGGAGGGGCCCTACAAGGTGGACATCACCTACGATGGTCACCCAGTGCCTGGCAGCCCCTTTGCTGTGGAAGGTGTCCTGCCCCCTGACCCCTCCAAG GTCTGTGCTTATGGCCCTGGTCTCAAGGGTGGACTGGTAGGCAGCCCAGCACCGTTCTCCATTGACACCAAGGGGGCAGGCACCGGCGGCCTGGGGCTGACTGTAGAGGGCCCCTGCGAAGCCAAGATTGAGTGCCAGGACAATGGTGATGGCTCATGTGCTGTCAGCTACCTACCCACGGAGCCGGGCGAGTACACCATCAACATCCTATTTGCCGAAGCCCACATCCCAGGCTCACCCTTCAAGGCCACCATCCGGCCTGTGTTTGACCCAAGCAAGGTGCGGGCCAGTGGGCCTGGCCTGGAGCGTGGCAAGGCTGGCGAGGCAGCCACCTTCACTGTGGACTGCTCGGAGGCGGGTGAGGCTGAGCTGACCATTGAGATCCTGTCGGATGCCGGCGTCAAGGCTGAGGTGCTGATCCACAACAACGCGGACGGCACCTACCACATCACCTACAGCCCAGCCTTTCCTGGCACCTATACCATTACCATCAAGTATGGCGGGCACCCTGTCCCCAAATTCCCCACCCGCGTCCACGTGCAGCCTGCTGTTGACACCAGTGGAATCAAGGTCTCGGGGCCCGGGGTGGAGCCTCATG GTGTCCTGCGTGAGGTGACCACAGAGTTCACTGTGGATGCAAGATCCCTAACAGCCACTGGTGGGAACCATGTGACAGCGCGTGTACTCAACCCCTCGGGTGCTAAGACGGACACCTATGTGACGGACAATGGTGATGGCACCTACCGAGTGCAGTACACCGCCTATGAAGAGG GCGTGCATCTGGTGGAGGTGCTGTATGACGATGTAGCTGTGCCCAAGAGCCCCTTCAGAGTGGGCGTGACGGAGGGCTGTGACCCCACCCGAGTGCGGGCCTTCGGGCCAGGCTTGGAGAGTGGCTTAGTCAACAAGGCCAACCACTTCACTGTGGAGACCAG GGGAGCTGGCACTGGAGGCCTCGGCCTAGCCATCGAGGGCCCCTCGGAAGCCAAGATGTCCTGCAAAGACAATAAGGATGGCAGCTGTACCGTGGAGTACATCCCCTTCACCCCTGGAGACTATGACGTCAACATCACCTTCGGGGGGCGGCCCATCCCAG ggagccccttCCGGGTGCCGGTGAAGGACGTGGTGGACCCTGGGAAGGTGAAGTGctcagggccagggctgggggccggTGTCCGGGCCCGGGTACCCCAGACCTTCACAGTGGACTGCAGCCAAGCTGGCCGGGCCCCACTGCAAGTGGCCGTGCTGGGCCCCACAG GTGTGGCCGAGCCCGTGGAGGTGCTTGACAATGGAGGTGGCACCCACACCGTCCACTACACTCCAGCCACGGATGGGCCCTACACGGTAGCTGTCAAGTATGCTGACCAGGAGGTGCCACGTAG CCccttcaagatcaaggtgcttcCTGCCCACGATGCCAGCAAGGTGCGGGCCAGTGGCCCTGGCCTCAATGCCTCTGGCATCCCTGCCAGCCTGCCTGTGGAGTTCACCATTGATGCCCGGGATGCTGGCGAGGGTTTGCTCACCGTCCAGATCCTG gatcctgagggaAAGCCCAAGAAGGCCAACATCCGAGACAACGGGGATGGCACGTACACCGTGTCCTACCTGCCAGACATGAGTGGCCGGTACACCATCACCATCAAGTATGGTGGCGACGAGATCCCCTACTCACCCTTCCGCATCCATGCCCTGCCCACTGGGGATGCCAGCAAGTGTCTTGTCACAG GTGCCTGCCTGGGACCCCGCATCCAGATTGGGGAGGAGACCGTGATCACAGTAGATGCCAAGGCAGCAGGCAAGGGGAAGGTGACATGCACGGTATCCACGCCGGATGGGGCAGAGCTCGACGTGGACGTGGTTGAGAACCACGATGGTACCTTTGACATCTACTACACAGCACCCGAGCCCGGCAAGTACGTCATCACCATCCGCTTTGGAGGCGAGCACATCCCCAACAGCCCCTTCCATGTGCTG GCCACAGAGGAGCCAGTGGTGCCTGCAGAGCCAATGGAATCCATGCTGAGGCCCTTCAACCTGGTCATccccttcactgtgcagaaaggGGAACTCACGG GGGAGGTACGGATGCCCTCTGGGAAAACGGCCCGGCCCAACATCACCGACAATAAGGACGGCACCATCACGGTGAGATATGCACCCACAGAGAAAGGCCTACACCAGATGGGGATCAAGTATGACGGCAACCACATCCCTG GAAGTCCCCTGCAGTTCTACGTGGACGCCATCAACAGCCGCCATGTCAGTGCCTATGGGCCAGGCCTGAGCCATGGCATGGTCAACAAGCCGGCAACCTTCACCATTGTCACCAAGGATGCTGGGGAAG GGGGTCTGTCCCTGGCTGTGGAGGGCCCATCCAAGGCTGAGATCACCTGCAAGGACAACAAGGACGGCACCTGCACCGTGTCCTACCTGCCCACTGCGCCCGGAGACTATAGCATCATCGTGCGCTTTGATGACAAGCACATCCCAGGGAGCCCCTTCACAGCCAAGATcacag GTGATGACTCAATGCGCACATCACAGCTGAACGTGGGCACCTCCACGGATGTGTCACTGAAGATCACCGAGAGTGACCTGAGCCTGCTGACCGCCAGCATCCGTGCCCCCTCCGGCAATGAGGAGCCCTGCCTGTTAAAGCGCCTGCCCAACCGGCACATTG GCATCTCCTTCACCCCCAAGGAGGTTGGGGAGCACGTGGTGAGCGTGCGCAAGAGTGGCAAGCACGTCACCAACAGCCCCTTCAAGATCTTGGTGGGGCCATCTGAGATCGGGGACGCCAGCAAGGTGCGGGTCTGGGGCAAAGGCCTGTCCGAGGGACACACCTTCCAGGTGGCGGAGTTCATCGTGGACACTCGCAATGCAG GTTATGGAGGCTTGGGGCTGAGTATTGAAGGCCCCAGCAAAGTGGACATCAACTGTGAGGACATGGAAGATGGTACATGTAAAGTCACTTATTGCCCCACGGAGCCTGGCACCTACATCATCAACATCAAATTTGCTGACAAGCACGTGCCTG gaagcccatTCACTGTGAAGGTTACCGGCGAAGGCCGCATGAAGGAAAGCATCACCCGGCGCAGACAGGCACCTTCCATTGCCACCATCGGCAGCACTTGTGACCTCAACCTCAAGATCCCAG GGAACTGGTTCCAGATGGTGTCTGCCCAGGAGCGCCTGACGCGCACCTTCACGCGTAGCAGCCACACGTACACCCGCACAGAGCGCACGGAGATCAGCAAGACGCGGGGTGGGGAGACCAAGCGCGAGGTGCGGGTGGAGGAGTCCACCCAGGTGGGTGGAGATCCCTTCCCTGCTGTCTTCGGAGACTTCCTGGGCCGGGAGCGCCTGGGCTCCTTCGGCAGCATCACCCGGCAGCAGGAGG GTGAAGCCAGTTCTCAGGACATGACTGCACAGGTGACCAGCCCATCGGGCAAGATGGAAGCCGCAGAGATCGTTGAGGGAGAAGACAGCGCATACAGTGTGCGTTTCGTGCCCCAGGAGATGGGGCCCCATACAGTCACTGTCAAATACCGTGGTCAGCATGTGCCTGGCAGCCCCTTTCAGTTTACTGTGGGGCCACTGGGTGAAGGTGGTGCCCACAAAGTGAGGGCTGGTGGCACAGGACTGGAACGAGGTGTGGCCGGCGTgccag CCGAGTTCAGCATTTGGACTCGAGAAGCAGGTGCCGGGGGCCTGTCCATTGCTGTGGAGGGACCCAGCAAGGCGGAGATTGCTTTTGAAGACCGAAAAGATGGCTCCTGTGGCGTCTCCTATGTTGTCCAAGAACCAG GTGACTATGAGGTCTCCATCAAGTTCAATGACGAGCACATACCAGACAGCCCCTTTGTGGTGCCTGTGGCCTCCCTCTCAGATGATGCTCGCCGCCTCACCGTCACCAGCCTGCAG GAGACAGGGCTCAAGGTGAACCAACCAGCCTCCTTCGCGGTGCAGCTGAATGGTGCTCGGGGCGTGATCGACGCTAAAGTACACACGCCCTCGGGTGCAGTGGAGGAGTGCTACGTCTCTGAGCTGGACAGCG ACAAGCACACCATCCGCTTCATCCCCCATGAGAACGGCGTCCACTCTATTGATGTCAAGTTCAACGGTGCCCACATCCCCGGAAGTCCCTTCAAGATCCGTGTTGGGGAACAGAGCCAGGCAGGGGACCCAGGCTTGGTGTCAGCTTATGGTCCTGGGCTTGAGGGAGGCACCACTG GTGTATCATCAGAGTTCATTGTCAACACCCTGAATGCGGGCTCAGGGGCCCTGTCTGTCACCATCGACGGCCCCTCCAAGGTGCAGCTAGACTGTCGGGAGTGTCCTGAGGGCCACGTGGTCACTTATACTCCCATGGCCCCTGGCAACTACCTCATTGCCATCAAGTATGGTGGCCCCCAGCACATCGTGGGCAGCCCCTTCAAGGCCAAGGTCACAG GTCCCCGGCTGTCTGGAGGCCATAGCCTTCACGAAACATCCACGGTTCTGGTGGAGACTGTGACCAAGTCATCCTCCAGCCGCGGCTCCAGCTACAGCTCCATCCCTAAGTTCTCCTCAGATGCCAGCAAAGTGGTGACACGGGGCCCAGGGCTGTCCCAGGCCTTTGTGGGCCAGAAGAACTCCTTCACTGTGGACTGCAGCAAAGCAG gCACCAACATGATGATGGTGGGCGTGCATGGGCCCAAGACCCCCTGTGAGGAGGTGTATGTGAAGCACATGGGGAACCGGGTATACAACGTCACCTACACCGTCAAGGAGAAAGGGGACTACATCCTCATTGTCAAGTGGGGCGACGAAAGCGTCCCTGGAAGTCCCTTCAAAGTCAACGTGCCCTGA